From one Idiomarina sp. X4 genomic stretch:
- the rpoS gene encoding RNA polymerase sigma factor RpoS, translating to MSQIKEEAVDTIEINEEEALLENADEAQQSATSSDEELEEALSSSSSQYQKKMDATQLYLGEIGFSPLLTAEEEVFYSRRALKGDKAARRRMIESNLRLVVKIARRYSNRGLALLDLVEEGNLGLIRAVEKFDPERGFRFSTYATWWIRQTIERAIMNQTRTIRLPIHVVKELNIYLRAARELAHKLDHEPTAEDIAKSLDKPVGDITKMLRLNERIASVDTPVGGENDKALLDILADEDDHGPEGVLQDENLKTNITDWLESLNDKQKEVLARRFGLLGYEASTLEDVGREIGLTRERVRQIQVEALRKLRDSLKQQGLTLDSLFAGQ from the coding sequence ATGAGCCAGATAAAGGAAGAAGCTGTCGACACTATCGAAATCAACGAGGAAGAAGCGCTACTTGAAAACGCAGATGAAGCGCAACAGTCCGCAACGAGCTCTGATGAGGAGTTAGAAGAGGCGCTATCATCGTCCTCGAGTCAATATCAAAAGAAAATGGATGCCACTCAGCTTTACTTAGGCGAGATAGGCTTTTCTCCATTACTGACCGCTGAAGAAGAGGTCTTTTATTCACGCCGTGCGTTAAAAGGCGATAAAGCCGCTCGTCGGCGCATGATTGAAAGTAATCTTCGATTGGTTGTTAAAATTGCCCGCCGCTATTCAAACCGGGGCTTAGCGTTACTGGATTTAGTGGAAGAGGGGAATTTAGGTCTTATTCGTGCGGTTGAAAAGTTTGATCCGGAACGAGGGTTCCGTTTTTCAACCTACGCCACTTGGTGGATACGCCAAACTATTGAGCGGGCAATTATGAACCAAACCCGCACCATTCGTTTACCCATTCATGTGGTTAAAGAGCTGAATATCTACCTGCGAGCGGCCCGTGAACTGGCGCACAAACTTGACCATGAGCCAACAGCGGAAGATATTGCTAAGAGTCTGGATAAGCCGGTTGGTGATATTACTAAAATGCTGCGTTTGAATGAGCGCATAGCATCGGTCGATACGCCAGTGGGAGGGGAAAACGATAAAGCCTTGCTGGATATTCTGGCGGACGAAGATGATCACGGTCCTGAAGGTGTGCTTCAGGATGAAAACCTGAAAACGAATATTACTGACTGGCTGGAGTCACTCAACGATAAGCAAAAAGAAGTGCTTGCGCGTCGCTTCGGCTTGCTGGGATATGAAGCATCAACGCTTGAAGACGTCGGTCGTGAAATCGGCTTAACTCGAGAGCGTGTTCGTCAAATCCAGGTGGAAGCGTTAAGAAAGCTAAGAGATTCACTCAAGCAGCAGGGACTAACGTTGGACTCTCTTTTTGCCGGACAATAG